A region from the Lolium perenne isolate Kyuss_39 chromosome 4, Kyuss_2.0, whole genome shotgun sequence genome encodes:
- the LOC127293383 gene encoding protein DMP10 codes for MEQLRIFLLDHTMASPASPVVIQMPSHTNGAGTPPTTPKDSGDFAATAPTPSGPTKATVTDKAMSSAANLAQLLPTGTVLAFQALAPSFTNHGKCEETPTNQWLTAALVIVLAVSSLVFSFTDSVVGRDQKLYYGVATPRGFNVFNFSSEEEKQLWDPAEFRRLRIRPLDYMHAVFTALVFLAVAFSDVGLQNCFFPNAGRNTEELLKNLPLGMAFLSSFVFMVFPTKRKGIGYSDTTSPKKVP; via the coding sequence ATGGAGCAGCTTAGGATATTCCTACTCGACCACACAATGGCATCTCCTGCGTCGCCCGTCGTCATCCAGATGCCTTCGCACACCAACGGCGCCGGGACGCCCCCCACCACGCCCAAGGACTCCGGCGACTTCGCCGCCACGGCGCCCACACCTTCCGGACCTACTAAAGCCACCGTGACAGACAAGGCCATGTCAAGCGCCGCGAACCTCGCACAACTCCTGCCGACCGGCACCGTGCTCGCGTTCCAGGCGCTGGCTCCCTCCTTCACCAATCACGGCAAGTGCGAGGAGACCCCCACGAACCAGTGGCTCACCGCAGCTTTAGTCATTGTTCTCGCCGTCTCATCTCTCGTCTTCTCCTTCACGGACAGCGTCGTCGGCCGTGACCAGAAGCTCTACTATGGCGTCGCCACGCCACGCGGCTTCAACGTCTTCAACTTCTCCAGCGAGGAGGAGAAGCAGCTGTGGGATCCCGCCGAGTTCCGGAGGCTGCGCATCCGGCCGCTGGACTACATGCACGCTGTCTTCACGGCCCTGGTTTTCCTCGCCGTGGCGTTCAGCGACGTGGGGCTGCAAAACTGCTTCTTTCCCAACGCCGGTAGGAATACCGAGGAGCTTCTCAAGAACCTGCCGCTGGGCATGGCGTTTTTATCGAGCTTCGTGTTCATGGTCTTCCCAACAAAAAGGAAGGGTATCGGCTACAGCGACACTACCTCTCCGAAGAAGGTCCCTTAG